Sequence from the Amycolatopsis sp. NBC_00345 genome:
TCCCTCGTCGTCGACGTGGCGCATCAGGTTGCTCATCACGTCGTCGCCCGGGTGGGCGCGCTTGTGCTCGCCGAGGGCGTTCGCGTACGCGTAGAGGTCCGGCATCCCGGCGCGCGTGCGCGGGTCCGGCATCGCGCCGTCCGGCCCGGGCGACGGCCGCACGGCGAGCGCGGCGCGGGCCAGGTCCGTGACCTCCTCGGGCCGCGCGGTCGCGCTCACCGCGTACTCGGCGTCCTGGTAGCCGATCACGCGGTTGCTCCAGTCGAACATCAGCCGCCGGTCGCGCTCGGGCACGCCGAACACTTCGGCCAGCGTGAGCAGCGGCAGGTCGGCGGCGACGTCCTTGGCGAAGTCGCACTCGCCGCGGTCCGCGACGGCGGCGACCAGCCCGTGCGCCCAGCCCTCGATCCGCTCGGTCAGCCTGCCGATCGCGCGCGGTGTGAACGCCTTCGTCAGCAGCCCGCGCAGGCGGCCGTGGTCCGGCGCGTCCATGTTCAGCATCATCCGGCGCACGTACCGCAGGTCCTCGGCCGTGGCCGGGTCGCGGATCTGTGTGCCGCCGAGCTGCGAGGAGAACGTCTGCGGGTTACGCAGCACGTGCCGGACGTCGGCGTGCCGCAGCACTGCCCAGAAGTCGCCGACCCTCGTCACCGGCGTCTCCCGGCGCAGTCGGGCGAGCAGCTCGTACG
This genomic interval carries:
- a CDS encoding cytochrome P450 gives rise to the protein MSSAAIADPDTYVSGVPYELLARLRRETPVTRVGDFWAVLRHADVRHVLRNPQTFSSQLGGTQIRDPATAEDLRYVRRMMLNMDAPDHGRLRGLLTKAFTPRAIGRLTERIEGWAHGLVAAVADRGECDFAKDVAADLPLLTLAEVFGVPERDRRLMFDWSNRVIGYQDAEYAVSATARPEEVTDLARAALAVRPSPGPDGAMPDPRTRAGMPDLYAYANALGEHKRAHPGDDVMSNLMRHVDDEGGRVSIEEFENLFWLFSVAGNETLRNGLPGGMFALLSNPEQYRALREDRSLLPNAVEEMLRWWTPVMNFRRTAVADTRLSDVDIKAGDKVVVWFAAANRDETVFPEPDAFDVTRAPGDHLTFGHGPHFCLGAQLARVQMRALFTAVLDRLGEVRLAADPVRLRSNFQNGLKSLPIRWD